GATTCTCGTTACTGGTCCGATGGCGGACGATCAGCGGGCGTGGTGGAGCCGCTACGGCGCTCAGCGTCTCGACTACGTCACTCCATTGGAGGGCATTCGCTCCGCGTTGGATGGCAAAGTGGAGATCGTATATGTCAAAGGCGTAGAAGCGGCGGATGAGAATTGGCCCCTGAGCGATATCTATAAAGAGGCTGCCTCCGCTGAGGTACAAGCCGGCATCGACGCTGCCGTGGCAGCTGCAAAGGATGTGGACGTGATCATCGCTTGCGTTGGGGAAACGGATGCTCAATGCCGCGAGTCGCAAAGCCGCATCAGCCTTGATTTGCCGGGTTACCAGAACGAGCTCTTGCAGGCCCTGAAGGCAGCAGGCAAGCCGATCGTTCTCGTTTTTTCCAATGGTCGTCCTCTCAGCGCTCAATACGCTATCCGTAACTTCCCATCTATCGTTGAAATGTGGTTCCCAGGGGAAGATGGGGGAGAGGCCCTGGCTGACGTATTGTTTGGCAACTACAATCCGGCGGGACGTTTACCAGTCACTGTCGCTCAATCCGTGGGGCAGCTGCCGTTGAATTTTCCGAGCAAACCCGGTTCTCAAGATGTGGACTACGGGCAGGTCAACGGATCGCTGTTCTCTTTTGGACATGGCCTGAGCTACACGAAGTTCAAATACGAAGGTTTGTCTTTAAGCGATGATGAGATCACCGCTGGCGATGAAGTCACCGTCGAACTAAGCGTCAAGAACGTTGGCGATCGCGATGGAGACGAGGTTGTGCAGCTGTATTTGAGAGACGATTACAGCAGCGCTACAACCTATGACCAACGTCTCGTCGGCTTTAAGCGAGTACATATCCGAAAGGGCGAAACGGCTAAGGTCGAGTTTACCCTCTCGAAGGAGCACATGGAATTTTACAAGACCGGAGAGGGCTGGCTGATCGAGCCAGGTGGGTTCACGGTTTGGGTGGGCGCTTCGTCGTCCGATCTGCGACTTCGCAGTCATTTTTCTGTGACCGACGAAAATGGAGAGGTGCCCGAGGAGCATGAGATCCAGGAGGAATGGGTCGATCCTATCTAATTTGGGTTATATTAGTGTGTTAATCACTACTTGATGCCAGCGGTGGGGTAGCCGCTGGCATCTCACATTTAGGAAGCTGGTTAGGAGTGTTGAAGATGATGGTTAGAAAAGGGGCGAGTACGAACGAGTGCGGGGTTGAATTAGCGTTGATTGGCAAAACCAGACCGATTTTAGGGAGGGGCTGGGTTGTTCTTCTTTTTGCAGTATTCTGTTCATGTTTGGTATCTGCGAATCAACGCCAAGTTTTGAATTTCAATTCCAATTGGCTTCTAGGGGTTGGAGATTTTGAAGGGGCGCAGGAAGAAGGTTTCGACGATTCCAACTTCGAGGCAGTGACTCTGCCGCACGCTTGGAATGAAGACGATGCCTTCCGATTGGATATCCATAATCATCGTACTGGAATTGCATGGTATAGGAAACAGTTCGTGCTCCCGGAGCAATCCGAGGAAGGGAAGGTATACATCGAGTTTGAAGGAGCGCGCCAGTTGGCTGAGGTCTGGATCAACGGAAACCGAGTCGGGGGCCATGAGAACGGAGTCATGGCGTTTGGTTTCGATATCACACGTTTCGTCCGGTCCTATCCGGAGACAAATGTGATCTCAGTTCGCACCGATAACGCTTGGGATACCAAGGAGTTCGTTTCTGGGCAGGGGTTTCAGTGGTCGGATCAGAATTTCAATGCTAACTATGGCGGACTTCCTAAGAACGTTAAGCTTCACCTGACTGGAATTCTGCATCAGACATTACCTCTGTATTCGAGTCTAGGGTACACTGGTGTCTATGTTTACCCGAGCGACATCAAATTGGAGCAGGGGACTGCGGTTATAAATGTCGAGTCGGAGGTCGTTTTCGAACCAAGGCGCAATCAAGCGTTTGAGTTCGAGGTGGAAATCTTTGACCGCGATGGCAAGTCGGTTTCAGTCTTTTCAGGGGGAGAATTTGTTGCCCCGCAGCGTGGTCGAGTTGTAGCTAAGGCCTCGTCTCGCGTAGATGGGCTGAACTTTTGGAGTTGGGGCTATGGATATCTTTATAATGTCGTGACTCGGCTCAAAGTCGATGGTGAAGTAGTTGACGAAGTCAGGACTAAAACCGGATTCCGGAAAATGGAGTTTCGCGACGGAATGGTCCTCTTGAACGAACGGCCGATCCATGTGAAAGGTTACGCTCAGCGAAGCTCGAATGAGTGGCCAGCGCTTGGCTTGTCTGTTCCCCCTTGGCTTAGCGATTACTCCAATGGTCTGATGGTTGAGAGCGGAGCAAACATGGTTCGCTGGATGCACGTCACGCCGTGGAAGCAAGATGTGGAATCCTGTGACCGCGTTGGCTTGATGCAGATGTTGCCTGCTGGAGATTCGGAGCGTGATGCGGTAGGTAGAAAGTGGTTACAACGTCTCGAGCTGATGCGTGACGCGATCGTCTATAATCGCAATAACCCGAGCGTTGCGGTTTACGAAGGTGGAAACAACGATATCAGCGAAGAGCATATGCGTGAGCTTCGTCTCATAAAGGACCAGTTCGATCCGCATGGAGGTAGAGCGATCGGTAGTCGAAACATGTTAGGTTCCGAAGAGGCCGAATATGGGGGGGAGATGCTCTATATCAACAAGAGTGCCGGCATTCCGTATTGGCAAACCGAGTACTCGCGAGATGAAGGGCTGCGCAAATATTGGGATGAACTTTCGCCTCCGTACCACAAAGATGGAGACGGACCTCTGTACAAGGGAAGTTCTACTGCTTCATACAACAGGAATCAGGATTCGCACGCTATTGAAAACGTCGTCCGTTGGTACGACTACTGGAAAGAGCGTCCGGGAACAGGGAATCGTGTCAATGGCGGTGGCCTCAATATCGTCTTCTCCGACACCAATACCCACTATCGAGGCGCGGAGAATTATCGCAGAAGCGGCGAGGTCGATCCTATGCGGATCCCGAAGGATGGCTTTTATGCCCACCAAGTCATGTGGAATGGTTGGGTCGATCCCGCCACTCCGAAGGCTCACATCATTGGGCACTGGAATTACGAAAAGGGAACCGTTAAGGATGTTTATGTGGTTTCCAACTCCGACCAGGTCGAGCTTATGGTAAATGGTAAGTCGCTCGGAGAGGGAGAACAAAGTAGCAGGTTTTTGTTTACCTTTAAGGATGTCGCATGGGAAAGCGGAACGATCGAAGCCCTGGGGAAGGATTCTCAAGGAGCGGTTGTTTGCCGAGCAAAACACGAAACCGCAGGAAAGCCGTACGCCTTGCGTCTGTCTCAAATTGGTCCCGCTGAGCTGAAGGCGGACGGTGCGGATGTGTTGCTTGCCGAGGTAGAGGTAGTTGATAAGCAAGGACGTCGAAACCCGATTGCCTTGAACGAAGTCGATTTTTCTCTCGATGGACCGGCTGAGTGGAAGGGTGGCATCGCTCAAGGGCCGGATAATTATATCCTTTCTAAGAAATTGCCGGTCGAGTGCGGTGTGAATCGGGTGCTTGTTCGAACTTTGACCGAAGCTGGCGAGATCAAGCTTACCGCGAAGTCTAAGGGGCTGAAGTCAGCGTCGATCACTGTGGATTCCTTACCATTCGAAAGCGCTAATGGATACAGCGATCGTTTTCCTGACGAGAACCTTAAAGGTAGTCTCGCTCACGGCCCAACTCCAAGTGGAGCTTCGATCACCATGACTCGGGTTCCTGCAGAAGTGGTGAAATCCAGCTCTGATTCCGAATCTGATTCTGCCTTCGCTCATGACGACAACGAAGCGACGGCCTGGATAGGAAACGACGCCATCGAGTTTACCTTTGGCCGCGAGGTAACCTTGACTGAGCTTACTATGAAGGTCGGTGGTTTCCGCGCTCGTAGCTATCCTATTAGGATTATGGTCGATGAGACGGAGGTCTTTTTCGGAGCGACCGAACGAAGCCTCGGTTACATAACTCTGGATTTAAAGCCCATTAAGGGTTGGACTTTGAAGATCGTTCCTCTCGCGGGTGGGGAAGCTCGAGATGCTTTCGGAGACATCACGGAGCTCGTCGACCAGGGAAATGCGACTACGGGTGAAGAGAACGTAGGCGATCGGGAGCTTTCGATCATCGAAATCGAGTTTTACGAATCAATGCCCAATGAGCAGGCGTTTGACCTCTACCTCCTGATGGGGCAATCCAATATGGCGGGGCGGGACCTGACAGGCTTGCCCAACCAGACCACAAGTGGGCAAGTTCTAGCCTATGGATATGACGGAGAGTGGCTTGTCGCCAAGGATCCAATACATAAGCAGACAGGCAGGATTAAGCCTGGAGTAGGTCCCGGAATCGCTTTCGCTCAAGCGATGCAGGCAGCCCATGCGGATACGACGATAGGTGTCGTGCCTTGTGCTGTAGGTGGATCTCCCTTGAGGCGTTGGGTAAAAGGTGGCGATCTTTACGAGGAAACCCTGTTGCGTGCTCGGGAAGCGATGGCCTATGGCAATCTCAAGGGTGTGATTTGGCACCAAGGAGAGTCGGATTCTGATTCTCAGAAGGAAGCGGAAACTTATGAAACGCGGCTAAGGCAAATGATCGCAGACTTGCGAGAGGATCTTCAGGCTCCGGATTTGCCGGTAGTGGTCGGTCAACTTGGTGGCTTCTTGTTACCTGAGAAGCAACCATTCTCCGGAGCCGTTAATCAAGCGATACGCAATATCGACCTAAGTGTATCGCATGTTGGATACGCCTCATCGGTCGGACTGAGCCACAAAGGGGACGATTTGCATTTTGATGCGGCTTCTTCCCGAAAGCTCGGGGAGCGGTTCGCGGTCGCCATGCAAGAGCTTCAAGCTCAAGCCGACGACCCTGATGTTTCGGTCCGTCAGGTTGATGCGGACCGCGTCGTTCCTCTCTGGCCAGAAGGGCAGATGCCGGGCGTTTCGCCCGAAGGCGATGAAGAGGATTTACCTTGGCGAGGCGATCGGGTGCAACGGATTACCAATACAGGTGTTCCAGCTATTTCGCTCTATTTGGCTTCTTCCGGAGATTCAACTGCACCTACTTTTATCGTATGCCCAGGAGGTGGGTACAGTTACCTTGCTTACAACAAGGAAGGAGTAGAAACTGCCGCCTGGTTGAACAGTTTGGGCTTAAATGCTGCGATCTTGAAATATCGCACTCCAAATAATCGGGAAGGGGCCTTTCAAGATGTGCAGCGGGCGGTGAGGCTTCTGCGATCAAATGCAGATGCTTTGGGACTTGATGAAGCGAGTATTGGCGTAATTGGATTTTCCGCAGGAGGTCATTTGAGCGCGCGAGCTAGCGCTCTTCATGGAAGGAATTCCTATGAGGCGATAGATGAGGTAGACGAGTTTAGTTCTCGCCCGGATTTTACTATCCTAGTGTATCCGGCATATTTAGACAATCGGGACGGAGCGATTTCGGAAGACTTTACTCAGCTGGATGACGTCCCGCCAACTTTGATTGTTCATTCTGAGGACGATGAGAGCTTTGTTTTGGGTTCAAAGCTCTATGATGCTGAACTCACAAAAGCTGGGTCGGCGCACGAATATATTCTGTATCAAACGGGTGGACACGGGTTCGGGCTTCGCAGCGATCGACAAGCCAAGGTATGGCCTCAAGACGCTGAGGATTGGATGCGCAAAATTGGAATTCTGCAGAATTCCGAGACCGAATAGAATTTGTATGAAGTTAATAACGATCAAGAAAAAGCACGTCTTGGCATTGTTGGCGTTTGGCGTTTTGGGAACTCTTACGCGCAGCGATGATCTTTACTCTGCGGAGGCAGAGGTTGAATGGCTGGAAGGGGTGCCCGAGGAAGGCATCTCTGGTGGTACTTGGGGAGTGCCGTGGCCAATTGGAACGCTTTCATCCGCCAGTGCTTTGGGAGTCTTAGACGAGAAGGGTAACTCGGTATCTAGCCAGACCTGGCCACTCGCTTATTGGCCAGATGGCTCGTTGAAGTGGACCGCCCATGCCATTGCGGCAAGTGATAACGTGGCTCAGTCTTACAAGGTTGTATCGGGGAAGGCCCACGCTCCTGAAAAGGTAGTCTTGGTGCGCGAAGATAGTGAAACGGTTTCCGTCGAAACCGAATTAGCCAAGTTCACTTTTAATCGAACCGGCGAGTCTCTGATTCGTAGCATTGAACGTTCAGGAAAAGTGGTTGCCCATAATGGGCGTTTGATCGCCCTTAGCCGTGATTCTGCGGAGATGCGCGGGACGTGGGCGGAAACTAGCTACGCTTCCAAAATTGAGGCAGTTGTTGTCGAACAGTCTGGACCGATTCGAGCTGTCATCAAAGTCGAAGGCAGCCATGCAAATGACGCTCGAGAATGGCTGCCTTTTGTTGTCCGGTTCTATGTCTATGCTGGATCCGATACGATGCGTATTATGCATAGTTTTATCTATGATGGGGATGAATACGCCGACTTTGTTAGTGGAATGGGGCTACGATTCGAAGTCCCCATGGGCGATCCCCTGTATGATCGCCATGTTCGTTTCGTTGGCGAGGGTGATGGACTGTTTGCTGAAGCGATCAAGGGGATCACTGGCCTGAGGCGGGATCCTGGCGATGCTGCACGTGAAGCTCAGATAGCAGGTCGCTCGACTCCACCATTGGAAACTTGGGACCAGCGGGTTGTGAACGGCTTGCCGTACGTACCAGCTTGGGGCGACTATTCCCTGAGCCAACTGTCCTCGGAAGGATTCCGTATCCAGAAAAGAACACAGGAAGGGCACGCTTGGATTGATTCCGCGACCGGACATCGTTCCGGCGGCGTTGGTTACGTTGGCGGAGCTTTACAAGGCGGGGTTTCCTTCGGTATGCGGGACTTTTGGCAGAGCCATCCAAGCCAGATGGATGTGCGAAATGCTGAGAGCGATACGGCTGAGGTGACACTTTGGATATGGTCGCCAGTAGCTCAGCCGATGGACTTTCGATTTTTCCACGACGGAATGGGGATGGATACCTACCCAAAGCAAATCGATGGATTGAACATCACCTATGAGGATTACGAGGATGGATACGCGACTCCTTACGGGATCGCTCGAACTTCAGAATTTTATCTGAAAGCGGAGGACGTCACTCCAAGTCGAGAGTCTTTAGTTAGCTTTGCCGACCAGGTGCGTCTTCCAGCGCAATTGACCGTAGGTCCGGAACACATTTTGGCGAGCGGTGTTTTTGGCGCTCAGTGGAGTTTGCCAAAGCGAGACACCAAAATCACGCAATGGTTGGAAGATCGTTTGGAGTTCAAGCTCGATGCTTATGTGGCTGAAGTTGACAAGCGAGATTGGTATGGGTTCTGGCATTACGGAGATGTTATGCACACCTACGATACCGACCGCCATGTCTGGCGTTATGACGTAGGTGGCTTCGGTTGGGATAATGCTGAACTGTCTCCTCCTATTTGGCTTTGGCTGAGCTATTTTCGTACTGGAAGAGCGGATGTCTTCCGATTTGCCGAAGCCATGTGTCGTCATAATTGCGACGTGGATACTTATCACCTAGGGAGATTTAGGGGGCTAGGCACGCGTCATGGAGTCCAGCATTGGGGAGATAGTTCCAAGCAGACACGGATTAGTACCGCTAGCTATTTCCGGCACTACTATTATCTGACGGCGGACGAGCGTACGGGAGATCTCCTTAGAGATTCTCTCTTTGGAATCGAAGCGGAGAAGAAAATTAACGTGGGCCGGAAGGTCGGAGGGAAGACGGAGTTGCAGCCGCTACCACCAATCGAAGCTCCGGAGCCCGGTGGCGAAGTCGTCATCAGCGGCTTGGGAATCGGAAACTTCATGGCTTCATGGATAACTGAAGCTGAACGCACGAATGATCCAGTATGGCATGATCGAATCTTGAAGGTTATGAAGGGTCTTTCGGAGCATCCATACGGATTTTTTGGTACCAGTGTTCTCAATATTGATACTGGAGAGATCTCTCCGCTCGAGGGTGGTAAGCCTGTGCAGAGTCATCTGCGCTCTTGCTTTGGGCTCCCCGAGATCAGTCTGGAGCTAATCCGAACTTATGGAGAAAAGGTTCCAGAATACGCCGATAGATGGGCGGAATATGGCCGACTCTATAATGGTACTGCAGAAGAGCAGAAGGAAGTTCTCGGTATTTCGTTCCGCAATGCGAACTTGCGTGATTCCCATAGTCGACATACGGCTTATGCCGCTTTGCACCTTAAGGATCCGAGTCTCGCGAAAAGGGCATGGAAAGAGCTCTTGAAACGTTATGATGAGGAATCTCAAGCAGTGCCTGACGCTCTAAGCCTGAAAGGTCCTGAGGTCTTGAATCCAATCGATGAATACGTATTAGGAACAAATGGCTCGCAATGGGAAATTGCGGCTCTGGAGTGTCTCGCTTTTCTGCGTGAATGGACGCCGGAAAATTGGGACGATGTAAAGTAGTTCTCAAAGGTTGGAAGCAAGCTGAGCTCTTCCTCAGCAAAATACGGGCCCCGCATCAAGCGGGGCCTCTTTTTTTGCTCTAAGTATGTAGGTTGAACGGGCTGAAGCCAGCGAGCCGTTTGATTGGCTTCCATAAGTGCTCGAAGATTAATTTCCGCTCTCGTTTTCCCGCTCCACTATATCCTTGAAGCGGATTCTATCGCCTAACCGTGATGTAATTTGGAGTGCCGCTTCATGCCATGCGGTTAGAAACCACTCGTTTGTAGGCTGATCTTGGGGATCGCTCTGTCGAGATCTTTGGACTGCGCTACCCGTTTTAAAAAACTGAGCCTCCATCTTTCGATGGAGGCTGTTTTTGAGTTAATCTATTCGGCGAATTCTTAGAACTCGAAAGTGGTGGTGAAGAAGAATTCTCTTGAGTCTACTATTCGATAAGCGCTGGCAGACCCGTCTGGGTTGACGCCAACTGCTTGGAGGCCGCCATCTTCGAATAGGTCTCGAACATTGAACTGGAATTTGACGTCCACTTTATCGCTGAATGCTTTCATGCGATAGGATGCCCAAAAATCCACATGGTATTGGGAGTCGTCATACACCGGGCTGTCAGCATCTAGCTGACGTACTATCCCATCGCTGTCTGGCTCACCTCCGAGGTATCCGATTGCCGCTTCATCTTCCCAGCGGAGGCTGCCACCGATACCGAAGTTCTTAAGTGGACCATCTTCGAAGGCGTAGTTGGTTATCACGTTCCAGCGCCATTCGCGTTGCGATGGCGACACTTTACCTTCTAGTTTCTTTTGCAGTGCCATATTCGCATCTACGTTGATATTAAACCACAGTTCTGGAGTACGGGTAGATGCTCCGCCAATTCCTGCGATACGGCGGATCTGGTCTGGCGCGGTGAGGTTGTCGTAAGTCCAGAAGTCTTGGTAGCCTTCTGGCATGGCGTCTGAGTGTGCAGCCATCCAGATAGGCAGGCGGACGGCCTTCCAGCGATCGTATTGTTCTGCTATGTTGTCATAGACGGTTTCCTGCTGGGCGACGTTGAACTTGATATTCCAGTTGTTGCGGGGGTTGTAGGCTAGGTTTAGCTCCATCCCTTTGGCTTTGACGTCTGAAGTTCCCACTACATTGGAGCGGTAGTCGTTAAAGTTGTCTGGTAGCTGAGTTATTTCTTTAACGCGGGCGTCTGCTGCGGCTCCGGTTAGGCCTTCGTAGCGAGCTGCCAACACGGCCCAATCGTAGAAGGCGTCGTTGTCGTAGTAACCCATGCGCCAGATGAATGTGCCAGTCGGACCTGCGCGTGAGTCGCGCTGGGTCGTCTCAAACCAATTCAGGCGGGCGTAGAGTTTGCCATCTGGAGATTCGAAAGATACTCCGTAGTCTTTGCCTTCACCGGTTGGCAGTGGAAGAAAGCTTCCGTCGTTGATATCGTATGCGACACCGGCTGGCTGGAAATTGTCTGACTTGTTATAGTGGAGAAACATCCAATCGAGGGGTTTGGCGACTATCCCTACGGAGCTGGTGTTACCCGATACTTCTTGCCAATCTCCCCATGAGGTACCGAGGTCGCTTGGGTTTGCTCTGCCTGTGGCGGGATCGACGCTTAAGCCAGAGGTTGACCGACCTCTGTTCGTGTCCTTACGCCATCCAAGGGTTGTTATTATCTTATCCTCTAGGAGATAGTTTTGCATGACAATGGCTTCCGAATCTATCTCACGTTGTCCGATAGAGGAAACGAAATGAAGCTCTCGTGTCGTATCCACCGGTTCGTTACTCCAAGTCCAATCGGTGTACGGGCTTTCGTCTGTCGCTCCGCTGGCCGCGACTCCGCGGTAAAGAGGGTATGAGAGACTCCCATTGCGGACTACACCTGGGTCGTACTGGATGGTGGATCCGCTATCGCTAAGGTAGAAACGACGGTAGATTGCTCCTCCCGTGCCTTGGGATAGGTTGGAGTCGTTGACCCACTCGTTGTCTGAGGTGACCATGCTGCGCCAGCGGTAGTAGCCATCTTCCACCTTTCGACTGGATGCGAGTCCGAGGAGGCGGTGGTGGCCCAGCCACTTCAACTTGTCGTCTCGATGGGTGAAATCGAGCTCGTAGGCAAGGGTCGCTCTGAGGTTCTCGTTTGTTTCCCACTGGTCCATGTCGTCCGGTTCACGTATTTCGATGAATGTCCGTCCAAAGTAGGGGTTGATTGATCCATCAAGACGATGGGTGTTCGGATCCACTTGTATAGTGGCCCCGGTTTGCTGGGATATGTACTTTGAGTTGTCGGAGGTGAAATCTTCGAAGTAGTATCCGGCATTAAAGTACAGATTTGGGAGGATTGTTTGGTCAAACTCTATGCCATAGGTGTCTGCAGCATCTTCGCCGACGTTTCCTGATATGACATTGATCGATTCCCAATCGTAGATGGAATTGTCGGTTATCCCTGGCGCGACCCAGAGTGGCCCCTCTTGGTCGAAACCGCTTACTAGCGTCCGGTACGGGGTTGATCCTCCGTCAACGCGGCTCGGATCCGTCGTAAGCCTACGCATGGTGAAGGCTTCAAGGTTTCCTTGGTTGTAGAGATAGATGGGACCGTTTGCATATTCGTCCCAAAGAACGGAGGGGAGACCCTCGTTTGTGTCGTATGGACCAGAAGTTGTACCGTCGACCGTAACTGTTCTTTCTACAGGATTCCAAGCTGGAGATCCTGCCTCTAGCCATGGTGTTACCAAATCTCTTGGGGTTACGTTATTGGGCCTTCGGTTTTCGTTTTCGTAGCGTTCGTAGAAGGCTTTGATGTTAGTCTTTTCTAAAGGGCGATAACTGAGGTTTAAATAGTATCGATCAGTACGGTCGTAGGAAGGTTTGCGTTCGAAACCCTTCTCGTCGTGTACGCCTGCTATGAATACAGCGAGCTTGTTGTCGACCAGATTACGATTTGCGTTGAAGCTAGCTCGGATGGCTCCGTGATTTCCGACTCTGATTTGAGCTTG
This DNA window, taken from Pelagicoccus albus, encodes the following:
- a CDS encoding glycoside hydrolase family 3 C-terminal domain-containing protein, which produces KKAITQGGALGVMSSYNDYDGIPVQASKLFLQDILRDEWGFEGYVVSDSGAVEFLYEKHRVAATPKEAIRLSVEAGLNIRTHFTQPEEYAEPLAELVEEGRLSMDTIDSRVSDILRVKFRLGLFDDPYETKSIDTDLVVRSEENLAISHQASRESIILLKNEGELLPLEGDYQKILVTGPMADDQRAWWSRYGAQRLDYVTPLEGIRSALDGKVEIVYVKGVEAADENWPLSDIYKEAASAEVQAGIDAAVAAAKDVDVIIACVGETDAQCRESQSRISLDLPGYQNELLQALKAAGKPIVLVFSNGRPLSAQYAIRNFPSIVEMWFPGEDGGEALADVLFGNYNPAGRLPVTVAQSVGQLPLNFPSKPGSQDVDYGQVNGSLFSFGHGLSYTKFKYEGLSLSDDEITAGDEVTVELSVKNVGDRDGDEVVQLYLRDDYSSATTYDQRLVGFKRVHIRKGETAKVEFTLSKEHMEFYKTGEGWLIEPGGFTVWVGASSSDLRLRSHFSVTDENGEVPEEHEIQEEWVDPI
- a CDS encoding Tat pathway signal sequence domain protein, with the protein product MKLITIKKKHVLALLAFGVLGTLTRSDDLYSAEAEVEWLEGVPEEGISGGTWGVPWPIGTLSSASALGVLDEKGNSVSSQTWPLAYWPDGSLKWTAHAIAASDNVAQSYKVVSGKAHAPEKVVLVREDSETVSVETELAKFTFNRTGESLIRSIERSGKVVAHNGRLIALSRDSAEMRGTWAETSYASKIEAVVVEQSGPIRAVIKVEGSHANDAREWLPFVVRFYVYAGSDTMRIMHSFIYDGDEYADFVSGMGLRFEVPMGDPLYDRHVRFVGEGDGLFAEAIKGITGLRRDPGDAAREAQIAGRSTPPLETWDQRVVNGLPYVPAWGDYSLSQLSSEGFRIQKRTQEGHAWIDSATGHRSGGVGYVGGALQGGVSFGMRDFWQSHPSQMDVRNAESDTAEVTLWIWSPVAQPMDFRFFHDGMGMDTYPKQIDGLNITYEDYEDGYATPYGIARTSEFYLKAEDVTPSRESLVSFADQVRLPAQLTVGPEHILASGVFGAQWSLPKRDTKITQWLEDRLEFKLDAYVAEVDKRDWYGFWHYGDVMHTYDTDRHVWRYDVGGFGWDNAELSPPIWLWLSYFRTGRADVFRFAEAMCRHNCDVDTYHLGRFRGLGTRHGVQHWGDSSKQTRISTASYFRHYYYLTADERTGDLLRDSLFGIEAEKKINVGRKVGGKTELQPLPPIEAPEPGGEVVISGLGIGNFMASWITEAERTNDPVWHDRILKVMKGLSEHPYGFFGTSVLNIDTGEISPLEGGKPVQSHLRSCFGLPEISLELIRTYGEKVPEYADRWAEYGRLYNGTAEEQKEVLGISFRNANLRDSHSRHTAYAALHLKDPSLAKRAWKELLKRYDEESQAVPDALSLKGPEVLNPIDEYVLGTNGSQWEIAALECLAFLREWTPENWDDVK